The region CACGCGCCGCATTGGCTGGTGTCGCAGCCCACATGGGTTCCGGTGAGTCTTAGATGGTCGCGCAGGAACTGAACGAGCAGGGTGCGGGGGTCGACGTCTGCGGTGACGGATTGACCGTTCACCGTCAGGGAGACGGTGGTCATGCGTGATATCCTCCTCAGTCGCCGGCAACCCAGCCAACCTTCAGGTGGTCTCAGGCACCGGCAGGTATTTTTGTTGGACGACCGCACGAATGCGATCCATCAAAGCCGAGTGTGGCCCGCCCAATCTGAGCGGTCAAGCATTGGAATGATTCAAAGAACGGCCACTGAGGATATGGTCAGGCGGCTGTTTCGGCGGGAGACAGGATCTTGGCGAAGTTCGCGAAGAAGTCGTCGGCATATTTCTTGGCGACGCCGTTGATGAGACGCCCGCCGAGCTGGGCGATCTTGCCGCCCACATTGGCCTCGACGTCGTAGATCAGCTTGGTGCCGCCCTCGACGTCTTCGAGCCGCACCTTCGCGCCGCCCTTGGCCCAGCCGGCAACGCCGCCTTGGCCCTCGCCGCTGATCGTATAGCCGCTGGGCGGGTCGAGGTCGGTGAGGTTCACGCCGCCCTTGAAGGTCGCCTTCACGGGCCCGACCGAGACCTTGGCGGTTGCCTGGAACTCCGTGTCGCTGATCTTCTCCAGGTCCTGACAGCCGGGAATCGCCGCCTTCAGGACCTCCGGATTGTTGAGGGCCGCCCACACTGTCGCCCGGTCGGCCGGAAGTGCGACTTCGCCCTGCATCGTCATCGCCATGCTGAGTTCTCCTCCTGTCAACAGCCCGAATGGCAGAGTAAGGGCAAATCAGGCGGCGCGTCACCTGCCAAGCGTTGCTGCAACGCACGCTGAGGCGCGGCGCTCAGGTGCCGATATCCGTGACAGGCTGTTCCTTCCTGGCCGCTTGGGCTTGGGCAAGCGCATCGACCACAGCGTCGAAAGTGAGGAGGATCGAGGCGTGACGGGCTTTTAGGTCCCGCGCCGGTTCCAGCAGCGCCAAGTCTGCCCACTTGCCGGAAGGAGGATCCCCGCCTGCCTTCAGCATGCGATGCATGTCCTCCCGGAGCACCCGAAGCTCCCCGGCGGTCGAACCGATCACATGCCGCCCCATGATCGATGAGGAGGCTTGCCCAAGGGCGCAGGCCTTCACCTCGTGAGTGAAGGCGCTGATGACATTGCCGTCAAGTTTCAGATAGACCGTGACCGTCGACCCGCACAGTTTCGAGTGGGCCTTTGCGCTTCCATGCGCACCCGGCAAGGTCCCTTGAAGCGGGATGTCGGCCGCAAGCTCCAGGATGCGGCGGCTGTAGATATCGTTCAGCATCCTGCGGGCGGTCCATCCGACGGAGGTGCTAGTTCGGCACGGATCAGACTCCGCAACGCCGGGCCTGTCAATGCTCCGGAATGTCAGACCTGACGAGACCTGGATCACGGTTGCGGTCCAAGGCACGGTGGTGGCAGTATTGATCATCGAACGGTCTGCGAACTCGCTCCAATCGCCGGGAAATCTCATGCTCTCGACCGACACGGATATCCTGAAGACGGCAGAAGCCTGGAAGCGCGACGGCAGGGGTGTCGCGATCGCGACCGTGGTCGAGACCTGGGGATCGGCACCTCGGCCCGTGGGCAGTCATCTGGTGATCGATGACAACACGAACTTTCTCGGGTCCGTGTCCGGCGGATGCGTCGAAGGCGCGGTGATCACGGAGGCCCTGGACGTGATCGCCAATGGAAAGCCCCGCATGATCGAATTCGGAGTGGCTGACGAGACCGCCTGGCAGGTCGGACTGTCCTGTGGCGGTCGGATCCGGGTCTACGTTGAGCGGGTGGATTAGACGGCATGCGCCTGAGCCTCCTGTCAGACCTCAATGCAGAGCGCGCCGCCCGGCGAGCCGCCGTGCTCGTGACCGATGTTGCTTCGGGCGAGCAGCGCATCGTTCGGGAGGCGGAGGTTGGAGGCGACCCGCTGGCCCAGGACCTACAGGAGAGCTTGCGCCGTGGGAAGAGCGGGCTCGTCGAGCGGGATGACCGCCAGTTCTTCCTGACCGTGCAAACGCCGCCGGTGCGGTTGGTCGTCATCGGGGCTGTCCATATCAGTCAGGCTCTCGCGCCTATGGCCAAGGACCTCGACCTCGACGTTACGATCATTGATCCGCGCACAGCTTTCGCAACGCCTGAGCGCTTCCCCGATGCACCGGTGCTGGCCGAATGGCCTGATGCCGTTCTCCCCGACGTCGGGATCGACCAGTATACGGCCGTCGTCACACTCACCCACGATCCGAAGATCGACGATCCTGCGCTTACGGCCGTCCTGCGGTCAAAATGCTTCTACATCGGTGCGCTCGGCTCGCGCAAAACCCATGAACGCCGCGTTCAACGCCTCACCGCGTCCGGGTTCAACGAAGCGGATCTCGCTCGGATCCATGCCCCCATCGGCCTCGATATCGGGGCTGTTTCGCCTGCGGAGATCGCGGTCTCTATCCTGGCCGAAATCGTCGCGAGCCTGCGCAAGGAGCGGAGGCGCTCGGCGTGAAGTTCGGCCAGATTCCACTCGAGGAAGCGATTGGGGCCCTGGCGGCCCACAGCGTGCGGGCGGGGCAAACGTTGGTGAAGAAAGGAACCCTCGTCACGTCGGAAATCGCCGTGCGCCTGAAGCAGGCCGGCGTCGAAACCCTCATCGTAGCCCGATTCGAACCTGATGACATTGCCGAAGACGAGGCGGCCTCCCGGCTTGCTCATGCGCTTTCAGGCAGCAACGTCGCTGTCGAAGCACCCTTCACCGGGCGCTCCAATCTCTACGCCGAAACCTCGGGCGTTCTTGTAATCGATACCGACTCGATCCACGGCCTCAACGCCGTCGACGAGGCCATGACAGCCGCCACCCTGCCAGCCTATAAGCCTGTTGTCGCAGGAGAGATGGTCGGCACCGTCAAGATCATTCCCTATGCCATTCCGGAGGTCATGCTGCAAAATGGGATCGTGAGAGCCGGCAAGGGTGCCTTGCGCATCGCGCCCTACATGCGACGCACGGTGGGGGTTATCTCAACGATTCTCCCAGGCCTCAAGCCGAGCATCATCGACAAGACCCTTGCCGTGCTCGGCAGGCGACTGGAACCGGCGCACGCGCGGATCACGCAGGAACGCCGTGTGCCTCACGAAGCCCCCGCCCTAGCGGAGGAATTGGCTTCACAGGCAGATGGCGACACTGAGCTCATCATCGTTTTCGGAGCCTCGGCCATTGCCGACCGTCGCGATGTCATCCCATCAGCCATCGAGAGGGCCGGCGGACGGGTGGAGCATTTCGGCATGCCGGTCGATCCGGGAAACCTGCTTCTTGTGGGTTCCATCGCCGGCAAGCCCGTGATCGGTGCTCCAGGATGCGCGCGATCTCCGAAGGAAAACGGCTTCGATTGGGTCCTGCACCGCCTTCTGGCAAACGTGCCCGTGACCCGGTTCGACATCATGTCCCTCGGCGTCGGAGGGCTTCTCATGGAGATCGTCTCCAGGCCACAGCCGCGTGAGGGTGGCGTAAGCGAGGGCGACGAATGAGCCATGTGGCGGCCATTGTTCTGGCTGCCGGACGGGGCACCCGGTTCGGCGACGAGCTGAAGCTTTTGGCTCAGATCGGCGGCAAGGCCCTGGTTCGGCATGCGGCGGAGGCTGCCGTCAGCTCCTTGGTTGATCCGGTTATCGTGGTGACTGGCTGTTGCTCCGACGAGGTTAAGGCGGCGCTGCATGGGCTCCCCGTTCAGATCCTCTATAATGCCCTATTTGCACAAGGGCTTTCGACTTCGCTGAAGGCCGGATTCTCCGCCCTCCCTCCAACGACGCGGGCTGCGGTCATCCTCCTCGGGGACATGCCCTTCGTGAAAGCGGATCTCATCGACGCTCTCGTGGCCGAGTGGCGAGAAAGGGGAGAACCAGCGGCCCTCGTTCCTACCTTGGGCGGCCGTCGAGGTAACCCCGTCGTGCTCTCGCGTGATCTCCAAGCGGTAATCGGAGATCTGTCCGGTGATGTCGGTGCGGGCTCACTTCTGCGCGAAAGGTCGGATGTTCTCGAGTGGCCGACTACGGATCCTGCTGTCGCTCAGGATATCGATACGAGAGAGGAACTCGCCAGGCACAGCTTGTAACCGGCCTACGCGAAGGGCCAGCGCCGGTATCTCTTATCCTCCTCGCAGAATAGGCCCGGCGCGGATCCATGCGGAATGGGTTTCGGACCCACAGGTTATCAGTCGCCATCGCGTGTTCTGAACCGATCGTATACGCGGGCCTCGGTACTAAACCTGAAGCTGAATACAACGGAGAGCCGGCCTTCAGACGGTTCTCTCTTCGTCGCAGTTTGACCCATTCGCGGACACCGTCAATCCCAACCGCTGCCCTTCGGATTGGACGCTTAAGATCAATCGAGCTTGTCCAACGTGATGGGCAGGTCGCGCACGCGCATTCCCGTCGCGTGATAGACCGCGTTGGCGACAGCAGCGGCGACGCCAACAATGCCGATCTCGCCCAGCCCCTTGATGCCCAGCCGATTGATGCTGTCGTCCGGCTCGTCGACGAAGATCACCTTAATGTCGTGTATGTCCGCATTCACTGGGACGTGGTACTCCGCTATGTTGGCATTCATGACGCGCCCGAAGGTGTGGTCGAGGAGCGTTTCCTCGTGCAGCGCCATGCCGATACCCCACACCACGCCACCCAAGATCTGGCTTCCGGCGGTCTTGGGGTTCAGGATGCGCCCGGCCGCAACTGCGCTGACGATGCGGGTGACTCGGATGACGCCCAGCTCTTCGTCGACCTTGACCTCGGCGAAGACGGCGGAATGCACGTTGTGCGAACGCGACTCGTCCTTGGTAAAGCGCGTGGTCTTCTCCCGCTCGATGCGGTCGACACCGCTATGGCGCATGGCATCGGCAATCAATACCGCGCTTGTAGGATCGCGCTTGCTCACGAGCTTGCCATCAGCCAGCGTGACCTCATCGGGCGCAACGTCTGCAAACGGCGAATTCTGCATCTGCTTGGCGAGGCCCAACAGCTCGTGGCGGACCGCATCGGACGTCGTCGCGATCCCATTGGCGACCGAGGCCGCAATCCATGATCCCCCTTCGACCGGCGATTGCGGTAGCGTCGAGTCTCCAAGCTTGATGGTGATGTCGTCGAGCGACAATCCGAGCATGTCGGCTGCGACCTGCGCCATGATCGTATAGGTGCCTGTGCCGATATCGGAGGTCGCGCAAGACACTTCGGCATGGCCATTGGCAGTGAGAACGATGCGCACCCCGATCGGAACCTGCATCGCTTCCCAGACGCCGGTTGCCATACCCCAGCCCACCAGCTCGCTGCCATCGCGCATCGAACGAGGTTCGCGGTTGCGCTTGTCCCAGCCGAACGCTTCGGCACCCTGGCGATAGCAGTCCCGCAGGTTCTTGCTGCTGTAGGGCCGGTCGGCGTGCTGGTCACGGTCCGAATAACACCGCAGGCGCAGATCGAGCGGGTCGAGGCCGAGCGCAACCGCGAGCTCGTCCATGGCGCATTCGAGGGCATAGACGCCAGTCGCCGCGCTTGGAGCACGCATGTCGCACGAGGTTGCAAGGTCGAGCGGAGCGAGTTTGTGTGCGTATGTTGCATTGGCACACCGGTAGAGCAGGCCTGACCAGCCAGTCTCCTGCCGGTAGAAGTGCTCGTATTGCGACGTCACCGTGACGGCGTCGTGCGTGACCGTCTCGAGTGTTCCATCGGCCTTGGCACCGAGCTCGATCCGCTGGATCATAGCCGGCCGGTGACCGAGGCCATACATCTGCTGCCGGGTGAGCACGACGCGCACCGAGCGCTTCAGTGCGAGCGCCGCCAGCCCGGCCAGAACTACCTGATATTGTGGGCGCAATCCTGATCCGAAGCCGCCACCCATGAAGGGCGACATGACGCGCACATCGTCCGGATCCATCTTGAGTACGCCGCAGAGGTAGCGCTGGACGTTCTGCACACCCTGGGTTTTATCGTAGACCGTGAGCTTGCCATCGCCCTCGAATATGACCGTCGACGCATAGAGCTCCATCGGGTTGTGATGCTCGATCGGCACATAATATTCGCCCTGGTGGCGCACTTCAGCGGCAGCGAGTGCTTTCTCGGCCGCGCCGCGTGGCTTTGGTGGAGCGAAGGGATCTGCTCCAGTCTTTGCAGACGGTTTCAAGGCCGAAGGCTCTTCCCGCCTGCGACGCACATCGGTGACGTGCGGTTCCTGGTCATAGTCGACCCGCACTAAGGAGGCCGCGAACTGAGCGATTTCCGGTTCTTCGGCAATGACTAACGCGATTGGCTGCCCGTCGAACAGAATTCTATCATCATAGAGCGGCCGGAATGGCGAGCCATCCGGAGCAACATCGTCCTTATAGGCGCTGTCGTCATCTGGCATCTCCGGCCGGTTCAGGTGCGTTAGCACCTTGATCACGCCATCGACTCTCAATGCCTCGCTCACATCGAGACGCGTAATCCTGCCCCTAGCGATGGTGGATGTAACCACGCTGCCATGAGTGAGGTCGTCAGGACGGACCTCCGCAGCGTATTTCGCAGCGCCGGTAACCTTTGCATAACCGTCGACACGGGATGCAGCAGTGCCGATATACCTCATGACAGTCACCGGATTTTCTTGATGGCCTGGATTTGTGGCGTACCGTTCGCGGCCTGCGTCAGCGTGCGTTCGACCGCGCGGCGCGCCAAGCCGACTTTGAAAGTGTTGTGCGCGTAGCCTTTGGCATCGCGAAGCATAATGTCGGCCGCTCGCGCGAACGCGGCTCGATCGGGAGCTTCGCCGCGCAAAATTGCTTCAGCTTCAGCTTTGCGCCAGGGTTTGTGGGCTACGCCGCCGAGCGCAATACGCGCTTCCTTGATACGCCCGCCATCGAGTTCCAAAGCGGCCGCCACTGACACAAGTGCGAACGCATAGGACAGCCGGTCGCGGATCTTCAAATAACTGTAGTTTGCCGCGAAGCCTTTCGGCGGCATCTCTATCGCCACAATGATCTCGGTCGGTGCGAGATTGGTATCGATTTGCGGCGTATCACCAGGCAAGCGATGGAAATCGGCGAACGCGATCGAGCGTTCTCCAGCGGGCCCTACCACATGAACTGTAGCCTCCAGAGCAGCAAGTGCGACACACATGTCAGACGGATGCGTCGCAATACAGGCATCACTCGTACCGAGGATAGCGTTTATCCGATTGATGCCATTGATTGCGGAGCAGCCGCTGCCGGGCTCGCGCTTGTTGCAGGGCGTTGCCACATCGTAGAAATAGAAGCACCGTGTGCGCTGCAATAGATTGCCGCCCGTTGACGCCATGTTGCGCAATTGCTGCGATGCCCCTGCCAGGATTGCACTCGACAGCAAGGGACAGCGCTCCTCGACCAGCGGATGATAGGCAAGATCGCTGTTCGGAACGAGCGCGCCGATGCGCAAGCCGCCGGTCGATGTTTCCTCGATGGTCTTGAGCGGCAAGTGAGTGATATCGATCAGTTGTGTCGGGCTCTCGACATCGTACTTCATCAGGTCGATGAGGTTGGTGCCTCCCGCGATGAACCTCGCGGTTGGATCAGCCGTGATCTGTCGGACGGCGTCGGGGACGTCAGAGGCGCGCGCATATTCGAAATTGATCATAGTTTGGCACCCATTGCCTGCTGGATCGCCGCGACGATGTTGGGATAGGCGCCGCATCGGCATATATTGCCGCTCATCAACTCGCGGATTTCATCCGCGGTCTTTGCCTTTCCCTCTGCGATGAGACCAACAGCAGAACAGATTTGGCCAGGTGTGCAGTAGCCGCATTGGAACGCATCGTGATCAATGAAGGCCTGCTGCACGGGATGGAGCGCACCGTCGACGGCAAGACCTTCGACCGTGGTAATTTTGGCGCCGTCTTTCATGACCGCGAGCGTGAGGCATGAAACGATCCGACGGCCGTCGACGATCACCGTGCAGGCGCCGCACTGGCCATGGTCGCAGCCCTTCTTAGTGCCGGTCAAATTGAGGTGATCTCGCAAGGCATCAAGCAAGGTCGTCCACGGCGCGATTGTCAACATACGATCTTGCCCGTTGACATTGAGCGTGACGGGCTTCGCAGCCGACTTGGTGTTCGATTTAGGCTGCTGGCCGCTTGGGAAGGTTGATGCGCTCATCCGTCTCCCCTGATTCGCTGTTGAGCATTGTTAATAAGCCAAGGTCAATTTGCCTATTTTGAGGCGTATCGTCGCTACCGGGTTATCGGCAGGATGCAATTCCGTCGCAGATTGGATGGTGAAAGGATCGGGAGCGGCGCAAGATGTGTTCCTGATTGAGCGCCGGCATCCTCAACCAAAGACAGCCTTTCCTTCGCTGCTAAGCTTTTGCGTGAGATTCTGAGCCGTTATTGGCTGAGGGGCGTCCCATCAGGTCTTGTTCCGGCCCCCTTAAGTGAGTGAAGCCATGCTGAGATCCATGCTGCTTCTGCTGCGATGACTAGTGTGGGGCAGGAGGCAGTGAGCTGCCCGTTGGGCATTCACGACAGCAGGAGAGGGGAGGACGGGTCAGGAGCGAAAAGCGGACCTTCTCACGGCCAAGCTGAAGGACAATCCGTGACCCAAAGCAGTCCTCCGTCGTGTCACTAAGGCGTTGACCACAGCAGGCGGGCTGGTGAACGTGGTGATCAACTCGATTGGCCTAAAGGTGTTCGGGCCGGCGAATGGCAGCGTGAGAAATACGGCGGCTAAGGCTGTCGGACGTGGCGCAAGCTCCACCGGGCCATTGATCCTGATACCGGCGAGATCCTCGCCTCAGAGCTGACGACCACCGAAGACGGTGATGCCTCACAGGTCGGTTCCTTGCTGGATCAGATTTTAAGCCCAATCGCTTCGGTCACGACTGATGGCGAACCCGTCTACCGTACCATCGCCGAGCGGGATCCTGCTGCGGCTGTGATTATCCCACCGCTCTCAACGGCAGTGCCGAGCGACAATACCGAGACGGCGCCTACCCAGCGAGACCGGCACCTCCAGACAATCCAGGCGCGTGGTCGGCTCGGCTGGCAGAGGATGGTCAACTACGGCCGACGGTCGTTGGGCGAGGTGGCAATAATGCGCTACAAAACCCTGATCGGCCGCCGCCTCCACGCCCGGACTCTGTCTAAGCAAAAGGCCTAAGCCGCGGCGGGCTGCAAGGTCATCAACGTCCTGAGCATTGCTTCACCTGACCTATCACCGCACGGTGATCCTGCTATAAGCCTTGCCCTATCTCATCATGCATCCCCGTGACAGTGCCTCAGTGCGAGCGAGCAAATGTAGCCGACACCTTCCTTCATCGCTTTCCGCTCGGCCGCTTTTTTGTAGGCGTCTTTTTGCTCGACCGTCTTTCTGTAGCGGCCCTTTTGCTAGCTCGTCTTCGGGTGCGCACAGACGAAGGCAATCCCATCCCAACGATTGGATTGCTTGTTGAATAGTCTTCAAGCTCTCGAGCTGTCGTCAGTGCCGCTGGCTGATAGATGAATTCTTGCCGGGATGGATCGCTCGCCCAGTATGACCGAAGCGTGTTGATGGCCGAGTACAGGTTTGAGGAAGCATTTATTGCAGCATAAAGTTCGGCAATAGTCTGCTGGGTGTCATATACCCAAAAGGTTCGATAATGATATGATTGCCCAGTTGACCAGTAGGTTCCTCCGTATCTTGCTCCCTGAACAGAAGCTACTTGCCGCCGGATAAACTGCTCATTGTCTACAAGGAACTGATGGAACGCAGGCACATCAGCGTACGGGACACCAAACGTCCATTCAATCAGTATTGTACCAAGCTCAAACTGGATCTGAGGGTCAGGCGCCTTGATAGGATATGCAGCATGGGTCCTGACTTCTGGAACGATAGTCGCGGCAGTCGGAGGCAAAGCGACACCTCGACGGCGAATAAGCCGCTTCGCGTAATCGACGGTATGATCTCGTCCCATGAAATGCTCCTAGTTGCTCTCGGTTGAGTCACATGAAAACGCGATGAGACCATTGCTTAGAAGGTAGTCCAACACCTCTTTTACTTCGAGGCTAGCCTTCTCCTGAGATCTAGAAGGTTCAATGGCTGCATAATACGCACGTTGAAGAGATCTCAAACTGCGTCCATCGCACATTTCCAGGACCAGCCAAGCAGACAAATTGAGCGTGTGAAGGCGCGGTTTGAGAGGAGTGTACACAAGGCAAACGTCCATCTCTTCAACAAGACGAACACGCAAACCTTCTGACTTATGAAAGCAACCTTGCCGGTAATGCACGTAGGTCGACTCCATCGTTCAAAACCGAACAAAAAGGATCAGGCGCTTGCCAACTACCGTGAAAGGCATAAGCCGCAGACCGGCAACCGCCTCGTGTCCCCTCCCGAGCTTCACAACCGGAGCAAGATTTCTCGACATTCCCGGAGCGCAACTCTCGGTATAGAGGATCGTTCCACGTTTCCAGGAAGGGCACATCAAGGATATTGCCATAGTTGACATACTCTCGAAGATATGCGCAGCCAATCGATCGCCCGAAAGGATCGATCGCGGCACTCTGCCAGCAGCAGTTTCGGTCATTGGGGTGCCACGACTGCATCACTGTAAGTTGCTCTGGTGGATCAATCGCCGCTAGGACGGACATTTGATCGTTCAATGAAAGTGCTAGCTCGTCCCACCGCATCTTAGCCCGACCTAGCGGGTAAAGTCGTAAGATCCCAGCTCTTGAGGCGCCAAAATCATGAGCAACCTTCAGAATTTCTTGCACTTCGCCGGCGTTTCGTCGATTGAGGATCGTAAGTGTATCGACCTCAATCTGTGCTTCATGAAGACTACTTATCGCGTTGCAAGCTTTCGCAAAGCTACCCTCGACTCCAGCGAAATAATCGTGCGTTTCGTCCGTTGCTCCAAGGAGATCAATAAGTACTCGGCCCACACCGATCCGCTTCAACTCACTCGCGACGGACTTGTCGATTAACGTTCCGTTGCTCCTCACTAGCGTCATCATCTTCGGGGTCGCGTGAGCCAAAATCCGAAGGAAGTCAGGGCGTGCGAATGGCTCGCCACCCTCAAAGTAGAGCGAAACAAACTCATTCTTCGCCAAATACTCAATAGTATCGATCCATTGATCGGTTGTTAGTTCATGTTGCTTCTTAGCTGGACTACAATCCGCATAACAATGCTTACACTCAAGGTTACAGGTTTGAGTGATTAGTAAGCTAATATTGAATGGCGAGTTCAACCAAGGTTGCATTTTTGAGGCTCCGCGCTCAAAATAACACATTGGGCTAGTTCGACCAGAGCATCGACCCTTAGTCGGCAGCGTGTCAACGTACGCATTCGAAGTACCGTGTAGCAAAATGGCTTATGGATTCGACCTGAGTTATTAACTGTAACCTATCCGGGACTGGGAGGGTCGGATGCTCTGCCGACAGTGTCACTCAGAAATTCCCTCTGGGCTTCGGTTTTGCAGTAGTTGTGCCACCCCTCTGCCTGTAACTTGCTCACAGTGTGGTCAATCGAGCCCTGGCGACTTTTCGTTTTGTGGTCACTGCGGTGCAGCGTTATCACCTCCTGCATCGTCCGACAGAAGAGCCCATAACGATCATGAACTGATTGGATCTGACGCAGACCGGCGTCAAATGACCGTCATGTTCTGCGACCTCGTCGGATCGACGGCTTTATCGCAGAAGTTGGATCCTGAGGACCTCCGCGACTTGATCGCGGCCTTCCGGAAGACTTGTGCCGATGCTGTTCGCCAGTGCGGCGGGTGGATCGCGCGCTATCTCGGCGACGGGATGCTTGTTTACTTTGGGTATCCTAGCGCAGATGAAAACAGTCCTGAGATGGCGGTCCGTGCGGCTCTGCGAATAATTCTTAAACTACGAGAAGGTGGCCCGGATGTAATGTATTTTGGAAGCCCGCTCCAAGCACGCATTGGGGTACACACCGGGCTAGTCGTTGCGGGCGACCTGCCCAGCGGCGATGAACGCGAGGCTTTCTCAATAGTCGGCGAAACGCCCAACATCGCAGCCCGCCTCCAGAGCATAGCTGATCCACAGACAATACTGATCAGTGAGACAACTTACGCATTGGTTCGGCACCGGTTTGAGTGCCGTGAGCTAGGTCAGCAGCATTTGCGTGGTACGGCACGACCAGTTCGAGTCTTTGAGCCGGTCGCCGAACGTCTTAACTACGCGACACAGGATGCATTCGAACTAAGGGACTTAACTCCTCTCGCAGGTCGCGAGAAAGAACTGGCAGCCCTTGTCAAGGCTTGGGCAGAGGTAAAGGAAGACTCCGGGCGCGCGCTGCTTATCTCGGGAGAACCAGGCATTGGCAAGTCTCGACTGATTCACGCTTTCCACTCTTCCCTTGAAGGCGGGTGTTCTTTCATCGCATGCAACTGTGCAGCGCACTGCTCAGACAGTGCATTCTATCCCATCGTTGACCTACTCCACCGATACATCAGCATTGACTCGTCAGACGGCAATCACGAACGGCTTAGAAAAGTCGCCAATGCGCTTGAGCAATCGGGCCTTCCATCTGGCGAGGCGCTGCCATTTCTCGGACCGCTTCTGTCAATACCCGCCGCTGTCCTCGGCTCTTCAATTAGCTTTTCACCGCTCGCCTGGCGGGAAAAGACGATTGAGTTGCTCGTCTCATGGATCATGAAGGCCTCGGAACGGCGGCCGATGATTTTGGTGGTGGAAGACCTACATTGGGCTGACCCTTCAACTTTGGAAACTGTCTCCCGCCTGGTTTCAAGCATTCCTCGTGCGAAACTGCTCCTCATTGTAACCTCACGGCAGGAATTCAACCCAGAATGGACGTGCGCGTTAAACGTATCAAACATCAACTTAGCTCGCCTGGCTGTTGATGACGCGAAACAAATGATTGACGCACTAGACACCCGCGCAGAATTGTCAGACGAAGTGCGCACACAACTTATAGAGAGGACAGACGGCGTACCACTTTTCCTTGAGGAGCTAACAAAAGCGGTCGTAGAGACAAAGCTTTTGGACGGGAACACTGACAACTTGCGGCGTGACCCAGGTGAGTCGATTATACCTTCAACACTGCGCGACTTTCTTATGGCGCGGCTCGATCGCCTTCATTCTGTTAAGCGAATTGCGCAGATAGCGTCGACCTTGGGACGGGAGTTCAGGTACGAACTCCTACTCGCGGTCTCCTCCATGCCAGAAAATGATCTCTGCGAAGCACTATCGCAGTTGGTCGATCGGGAGCTATTGTTTCAACGGGGCGTGCCTCCTCGTTCCACTTATTTTTTTAAGCATGCACTAATTCAAGAGGCTGCCTATCAGTCGCTTCTGAGATCTGCCCGGCGCCATTATCATCGCATGGCAGCCGATGTACTTACGAACCAGTTTCCCGATATAGCCGATCAGCGGCCAGAACTCGTTGCACACCACTTCAGTTTAGGCGGCGCTGATCATCTCGCCATTCCATACTGGCAAACTGCAGGCGAGCATGCACTAGAAAGATACGCCAATGCCGAAGCACTGGCACATCTTAGAAAAGCTCTTACTGCTGTAGAGCGCCTGGCCGACTTGCCAGAGCGTGCCCAGCA is a window of Microvirga ossetica DNA encoding:
- a CDS encoding SRPBCC family protein; the protein is MAMTMQGEVALPADRATVWAALNNPEVLKAAIPGCQDLEKISDTEFQATAKVSVGPVKATFKGGVNLTDLDPPSGYTISGEGQGGVAGWAKGGAKVRLEDVEGGTKLIYDVEANVGGKIAQLGGRLINGVAKKYADDFFANFAKILSPAETAA
- a CDS encoding iron-sulfur cluster assembly scaffold protein, with protein sequence MLNDIYSRRILELAADIPLQGTLPGAHGSAKAHSKLCGSTVTVYLKLDGNVISAFTHEVKACALGQASSSIMGRHVIGSTAGELRVLREDMHRMLKAGGDPPSGKWADLALLEPARDLKARHASILLTFDAVVDALAQAQAARKEQPVTDIGT
- a CDS encoding XdhC family protein; the encoded protein is MLSTDTDILKTAEAWKRDGRGVAIATVVETWGSAPRPVGSHLVIDDNTNFLGSVSGGCVEGAVITEALDVIANGKPRMIEFGVADETAWQVGLSCGGRIRVYVERVD
- a CDS encoding XdhC family protein, translated to MRLSLLSDLNAERAARRAAVLVTDVASGEQRIVREAEVGGDPLAQDLQESLRRGKSGLVERDDRQFFLTVQTPPVRLVVIGAVHISQALAPMAKDLDLDVTIIDPRTAFATPERFPDAPVLAEWPDAVLPDVGIDQYTAVVTLTHDPKIDDPALTAVLRSKCFYIGALGSRKTHERRVQRLTASGFNEADLARIHAPIGLDIGAVSPAEIAVSILAEIVASLRKERRRSA
- a CDS encoding molybdopterin-binding protein produces the protein MKFGQIPLEEAIGALAAHSVRAGQTLVKKGTLVTSEIAVRLKQAGVETLIVARFEPDDIAEDEAASRLAHALSGSNVAVEAPFTGRSNLYAETSGVLVIDTDSIHGLNAVDEAMTAATLPAYKPVVAGEMVGTVKIIPYAIPEVMLQNGIVRAGKGALRIAPYMRRTVGVISTILPGLKPSIIDKTLAVLGRRLEPAHARITQERRVPHEAPALAEELASQADGDTELIIVFGASAIADRRDVIPSAIERAGGRVEHFGMPVDPGNLLLVGSIAGKPVIGAPGCARSPKENGFDWVLHRLLANVPVTRFDIMSLGVGGLLMEIVSRPQPREGGVSEGDE
- a CDS encoding nucleotidyltransferase family protein: MSHVAAIVLAAGRGTRFGDELKLLAQIGGKALVRHAAEAAVSSLVDPVIVVTGCCSDEVKAALHGLPVQILYNALFAQGLSTSLKAGFSALPPTTRAAVILLGDMPFVKADLIDALVAEWRERGEPAALVPTLGGRRGNPVVLSRDLQAVIGDLSGDVGAGSLLRERSDVLEWPTTDPAVAQDIDTREELARHSL
- a CDS encoding xanthine dehydrogenase family protein molybdopterin-binding subunit, which produces MRYIGTAASRVDGYAKVTGAAKYAAEVRPDDLTHGSVVTSTIARGRITRLDVSEALRVDGVIKVLTHLNRPEMPDDDSAYKDDVAPDGSPFRPLYDDRILFDGQPIALVIAEEPEIAQFAASLVRVDYDQEPHVTDVRRRREEPSALKPSAKTGADPFAPPKPRGAAEKALAAAEVRHQGEYYVPIEHHNPMELYASTVIFEGDGKLTVYDKTQGVQNVQRYLCGVLKMDPDDVRVMSPFMGGGFGSGLRPQYQVVLAGLAALALKRSVRVVLTRQQMYGLGHRPAMIQRIELGAKADGTLETVTHDAVTVTSQYEHFYRQETGWSGLLYRCANATYAHKLAPLDLATSCDMRAPSAATGVYALECAMDELAVALGLDPLDLRLRCYSDRDQHADRPYSSKNLRDCYRQGAEAFGWDKRNREPRSMRDGSELVGWGMATGVWEAMQVPIGVRIVLTANGHAEVSCATSDIGTGTYTIMAQVAADMLGLSLDDITIKLGDSTLPQSPVEGGSWIAASVANGIATTSDAVRHELLGLAKQMQNSPFADVAPDEVTLADGKLVSKRDPTSAVLIADAMRHSGVDRIEREKTTRFTKDESRSHNVHSAVFAEVKVDEELGVIRVTRIVSAVAAGRILNPKTAGSQILGGVVWGIGMALHEETLLDHTFGRVMNANIAEYHVPVNADIHDIKVIFVDEPDDSINRLGIKGLGEIGIVGVAAAVANAVYHATGMRVRDLPITLDKLD